From Halotia branconii CENA392, the proteins below share one genomic window:
- a CDS encoding PAS domain-containing sensor histidine kinase has translation MLTRGDEIKMLMQSINWAATPIGTAKNWLQSLRTAISICLGSSLPMMLFWGTDLVQFYNDAYRPLLGAKHPQALGQRAQECWCETWDVIEPILTGVLATGQATYLENQLRLINRYGYLEECYFTFCYSPIEDETGAIAGVLMVATETTATPAGNTNTIKQTEYDTLKAEITELHLITDTLPVLISFVDAEQRYRFNNREYEIWFGHSAAEVYGKYLWEVLGESAYEAIRPYVEQVLAGQQVAYETQVPYRFGGTRYIRSTYVPRFNNQGTVEGFVALVSDISDRKLVEEELRESKERLRFALQTAELGDWDLDLRNQTAQRSLRHDQIFGYESLLPKWTYEMFLEHVVPEDRALVDAKFRTALTNNQIWNFECRIRRANGELSWIWARGHIYFNAQGEAVRMLGLIADISDRKRAETEIWQLKESLEQRIQERTAQLKIANQELESFSYSVSHDLRAPLRHIAGFVELLQKRVNSAILDEKSQHYLRTIAATAKQAGILIDELLTFSRMGRTEMRHIALNMEQLVAETIRDLATETKGRKILWQIDSLPEVQGDPSMLRLVLYNLIGNAVKYTKTQNPAKITVGSTNDQNEVIFFVRDNGVGFNMQYVHKLFGVFQRLHTDPQFEGTGVGLANVQRIIHRHNGRVWAEGIVGRGATFYFSLPKLLRKEKE, from the coding sequence ATGTTGACTAGGGGTGATGAAATCAAGATGCTGATGCAGAGCATCAATTGGGCTGCTACACCGATTGGAACTGCAAAAAATTGGTTACAAAGCTTACGAACTGCGATCAGCATTTGCCTAGGGTCTTCTTTACCCATGATGCTGTTTTGGGGTACAGATTTAGTTCAATTTTATAACGATGCCTATCGTCCCTTGTTAGGAGCCAAGCATCCTCAGGCATTAGGACAACGAGCGCAAGAATGTTGGTGTGAAACATGGGATGTAATTGAACCTATATTGACAGGGGTTTTAGCCACAGGTCAAGCAACATATTTAGAGAACCAGCTACGGTTGATTAATCGCTACGGCTACCTTGAGGAATGCTATTTCACCTTTTGTTATAGTCCTATTGAAGATGAAACCGGAGCGATCGCGGGGGTATTGATGGTAGCTACCGAAACCACAGCAACTCCTGCGGGGAACACTAACACCATCAAGCAGACGGAGTATGATACCCTCAAAGCCGAAATAACCGAGTTGCACTTGATCACAGATACCTTACCAGTCTTGATCTCCTTTGTGGATGCAGAACAACGTTATCGCTTCAATAACCGAGAATATGAAATATGGTTTGGGCATTCGGCAGCGGAGGTCTATGGAAAGTATCTTTGGGAAGTTTTGGGTGAATCTGCTTATGAAGCCATTCGTCCCTACGTAGAGCAGGTATTGGCAGGACAGCAAGTTGCCTATGAAACCCAAGTACCTTACAGATTCGGTGGCACACGCTACATTAGATCTACTTATGTACCTCGGTTCAATAATCAGGGAACCGTTGAAGGATTTGTGGCATTAGTCAGCGATATTAGCGATCGCAAGTTGGTAGAGGAGGAGTTGCGCGAAAGCAAAGAACGACTGAGATTTGCATTACAAACCGCAGAACTGGGCGATTGGGATTTGGATTTGAGAAACCAAACTGCTCAGCGTTCCCTGCGTCATGACCAAATCTTTGGCTATGAATCTCTTCTGCCAAAATGGACTTATGAAATGTTCCTAGAGCATGTTGTACCAGAAGATCGGGCTTTAGTCGATGCCAAATTTCGGACTGCTCTCACTAATAATCAGATCTGGAATTTCGAGTGCCGTATTCGCCGTGCTAATGGGGAATTAAGCTGGATATGGGCACGCGGGCATATCTATTTTAATGCCCAAGGAGAAGCAGTCCGGATGTTAGGACTGATCGCCGATATTAGCGATCGCAAGCGAGCTGAAACAGAAATTTGGCAATTAAAAGAAAGCTTAGAGCAACGCATTCAAGAGCGCACAGCCCAATTAAAAATTGCCAATCAAGAATTAGAATCCTTTTCTTATTCAGTTTCTCACGACTTACGCGCTCCATTGCGCCACATTGCTGGTTTTGTAGAATTGCTACAAAAACGGGTAAATTCAGCGATTTTAGATGAAAAAAGTCAGCATTATTTACGGACTATCGCCGCTACTGCAAAACAAGCAGGTATTCTAATTGATGAGTTGTTAACATTTTCGCGTATGGGGCGCACTGAAATGCGTCACATCGCCCTGAATATGGAGCAACTAGTAGCAGAGACCATACGCGATCTAGCTACAGAAACTAAAGGACGCAAAATACTTTGGCAGATCGACTCTCTACCAGAAGTGCAGGGCGACCCCTCAATGCTGCGTCTTGTTCTTTACAACTTAATCGGGAATGCCGTTAAATATACCAAGACTCAAAACCCAGCCAAAATTACTGTTGGAAGTACCAATGATCAAAACGAAGTTATCTTTTTCGTGCGAGATAACGGCGTTGGCTTTAATATGCAGTATGTACACAAGCTGTTTGGCGTATTTCAACGGCTACATACTGACCCCCAATTTGAAGGTACGGGCGTGGGATTAGCAAACGTGCAGCGCATTATTCATCGGCATAATGGTCGAGTCTGGGCAGAGGGTATAGTTGGTAGGGGAGCTACCTTCTATTTCTCGCTGCCCAAGTTGTTGAGAAAGGAGAAGGAATGA
- a CDS encoding caspase family protein has protein sequence MKRRTFFKRIGSILAALGVAETEWLALGDRYYQALAQPTPRKLALLIGINQYQNQKSPSLSGCLTDVELQRELLIHRFGFQAADILTLTEEQADKKSIETAFVEHLGKQAKSGDVVVFHFSGYGTRIKSAELADTVLNALVLAKEYYIEDEKIVNYLWEENLLLLLRSLSTDRVTAVLDTSYYTPTGQSTGWGIRARPELVATQLAAAELDFLEQLKNQTTLKTQNPESSNVAVLSATSDPKHLARELLFSGFSAGLFTYALTQYLWETTPAQTIQFSLSRIGSSMNQLSSKQQPGLLSSKKNKTLTIGNFFPDNLMAAEAAVIKVEEDGKTADLWLGGIPPQVLEYYSANSRLSLPTGEQLILRSRSGLIAKASIAQFAATNSLKVGQLLQETVRVLPRNIKLTVALNTELERIERVDATSAFAAIDHVSPVILGERAADYVFGKLLQPPSRYGLFSLNGEVIVNTTGEVGEAVKLAVLRLATKFPTLLAAKLWRLTENEGSSRLAVKATLEIVNSLSSRVVIKRETSRTVSLEKSSSTLASTTPIPIVPIGSQIQYRVQNQGDRPLYLMLLGLKNNRTAIAFYPWQTLEESDISETQPMLEPVVIAPGQTVTVPQTNAAPGLMVSGPAYECEYQLIFSTAPFSKTLAVLEAAKSPTADRQFMSTLVNPLEVAKALLQDLHNTSTIKAEMNGTTSESYMLDVNNWASLNFSFQVA, from the coding sequence ATGAAGCGTCGGACTTTTTTTAAACGGATTGGTTCAATACTGGCGGCGTTGGGTGTAGCTGAGACAGAGTGGTTGGCTTTAGGCGATCGCTATTATCAAGCCTTGGCACAACCCACTCCGCGTAAATTGGCATTGTTGATCGGCATCAATCAATATCAAAATCAAAAAAGCCCATCTTTGAGTGGCTGTCTCACTGATGTAGAACTGCAAAGAGAACTATTGATCCATCGGTTCGGTTTTCAAGCTGCCGATATTCTCACTTTAACTGAAGAACAAGCTGATAAAAAATCAATAGAGACGGCTTTTGTGGAGCATCTGGGCAAACAAGCTAAGTCTGGGGATGTAGTTGTCTTCCACTTTAGCGGCTATGGTACTCGCATCAAATCCGCAGAACTGGCGGATACAGTGCTAAACGCTTTAGTTCTAGCCAAAGAGTACTACATAGAAGATGAGAAAATAGTCAACTACTTATGGGAAGAAAATTTACTGCTATTACTGCGATCGCTTTCTACTGATCGTGTTACAGCAGTATTGGATACTAGTTACTATACTCCTACTGGGCAATCCACAGGCTGGGGGATTCGCGCCCGTCCAGAGTTAGTCGCCACACAATTAGCAGCAGCAGAACTCGACTTTCTCGAACAACTCAAAAATCAGACTACACTCAAAACACAAAACCCAGAATCGAGCAATGTAGCGGTATTATCTGCAACTTCTGACCCCAAACACTTAGCCAGAGAATTACTATTTTCTGGTTTTAGTGCTGGATTATTTACCTACGCCTTAACCCAATATCTCTGGGAAACTACCCCAGCCCAGACAATTCAATTTAGCCTTTCTCGTATTGGCAGTTCGATGAATCAGCTAAGTAGTAAACAGCAACCAGGGTTATTGAGTAGTAAGAAGAATAAAACTTTAACTATCGGCAATTTTTTCCCAGACAATTTGATGGCAGCAGAAGCAGCAGTCATCAAAGTTGAAGAAGACGGAAAAACTGCTGATTTGTGGTTAGGAGGAATACCTCCACAAGTGTTGGAATATTATAGTGCAAATTCCCGGCTATCCTTACCAACGGGAGAACAATTAATATTGCGATCGCGTAGTGGATTAATTGCAAAAGCCTCAATAGCCCAATTTGCAGCTACAAATTCCCTCAAAGTCGGACAACTTCTCCAAGAAACTGTTCGCGTCTTACCTCGAAATATCAAATTAACGGTTGCTTTAAATACTGAACTTGAAAGAATTGAACGGGTAGATGCTACAAGTGCTTTTGCTGCAATTGATCATGTTTCTCCTGTGATATTGGGAGAACGAGCCGCCGATTATGTGTTTGGTAAACTATTACAACCTCCCAGTCGCTATGGATTATTTTCTTTAAATGGTGAGGTGATTGTTAACACCACTGGGGAAGTTGGAGAAGCAGTGAAACTAGCAGTGCTGCGGTTAGCGACAAAATTCCCCACCTTATTAGCAGCGAAACTATGGCGACTCACAGAAAATGAAGGTTCTTCTCGCTTGGCAGTCAAGGCAACTTTGGAGATCGTTAACAGCTTATCGTCACGGGTTGTAATCAAACGGGAAACCTCACGAACTGTAAGTTTAGAAAAATCGAGTTCAACTTTAGCTTCAACTACTCCCATTCCCATTGTGCCTATCGGTAGTCAGATACAATATCGAGTGCAAAATCAAGGCGATCGCCCATTATATTTAATGCTACTGGGATTAAAAAACAATAGAACAGCGATCGCCTTTTACCCTTGGCAAACTTTAGAAGAATCTGACATTTCCGAAACCCAACCCATGCTGGAACCAGTAGTTATTGCCCCTGGTCAAACAGTCACAGTACCACAAACAAATGCTGCACCGGGATTAATGGTTTCGGGGCCAGCTTATGAATGTGAATATCAACTGATTTTCAGCACTGCCCCTTTTAGTAAAACTTTGGCAGTTTTAGAAGCCGCTAAATCTCCAACAGCAGATCGACAGTTCATGAGTACATTAGTAAACCCTTTAGAAGTTGCAAAAGCTTTACTGCAAGATTTGCATAATACTAGTACTATCAAAGCCGAGATGAACGGTACAACCTCAGAATCATATATGTTAGATGTGAATAATTGGGCAAGTCTTAATTTTAGTTTTCAAGTAGCTTGA
- a CDS encoding 1-aminocyclopropane-1-carboxylate deaminase/D-cysteine desulfhydrase produces the protein MLTPLPAPIQQINSAIAHRANVELSVLRLDLMHPLVNGNKWFKLKYNLLEAKQKNFTTLLTFGGAYSNHIFATAAAGNLLGFRTIGVIRGEEKLPLNPTLSFAVQQGMQLVYLNRETYRQRNTPQLQQDLQQRFGEVFVIPEGGSNLNGIRGCTEIICEAAEFDTVCVACGTGTTLAGIVLSLHPKQRAIAFPILKNGEFLRQEIEILLKNTPKPNSFPASWELVCNYHFGGYAKVNDELLLFSQQFQQEHGIPLDYVYTAKMFYGVMDLLQQGFFPPGDRLLLIHTGGLQGNIGMKERSHF, from the coding sequence ATGTTAACTCCACTGCCTGCTCCCATACAGCAAATAAACAGTGCGATCGCTCATCGGGCTAATGTTGAATTATCTGTGTTGCGTCTCGACTTGATGCACCCTTTAGTTAACGGTAATAAGTGGTTCAAACTTAAGTACAACCTCTTGGAGGCTAAACAAAAAAACTTCACAACCCTGCTGACTTTTGGCGGTGCTTATTCTAATCATATTTTTGCGACTGCGGCAGCTGGAAATCTTTTAGGTTTCCGCACCATTGGTGTGATTCGGGGAGAGGAGAAACTACCGCTAAATCCCACCTTAAGTTTTGCTGTACAGCAGGGTATGCAGCTTGTCTACTTGAACCGTGAGACTTACCGACAGCGAAATACACCCCAGTTGCAGCAAGACTTACAGCAACGCTTTGGTGAAGTGTTTGTGATTCCTGAAGGTGGTAGTAATTTAAACGGTATACGTGGCTGTACTGAGATTATTTGCGAAGCAGCAGAATTTGATACTGTATGTGTAGCTTGCGGCACGGGTACAACCTTAGCTGGTATTGTCCTTTCGCTGCATCCAAAGCAAAGAGCGATCGCTTTTCCTATACTCAAAAATGGAGAGTTTCTCAGACAGGAAATCGAAATCTTGCTGAAGAATACACCCAAACCTAATAGTTTTCCAGCATCTTGGGAATTAGTATGTAATTACCACTTCGGCGGCTATGCCAAGGTAAACGATGAATTATTACTGTTTAGCCAGCAATTTCAGCAAGAACACGGCATACCTCTTGATTACGTATATACCGCTAAAATGTTTTACGGCGTGATGGATTTATTACAGCAGGGATTTTTTCCGCCAGGCGATCGCTTATTGTTGATCCATACTGGAGGCTTACAAGGTAACATCGGTATGAAAGAGCGATCGCATTTCTAA
- a CDS encoding response regulator, with amino-acid sequence MKELKRILLIEDSANDAELVLAALSENHLANEVIVVRDGEEALDYLYRRGLFRLRMEGHPVVVLLDLKLPKIDGLEVLTQLKSDPKMRVVPIVVLTSSKEEPDLARCYELGVNAYVVKPVDYHEFVDAIKGVGLFWAVINRPPLGALPSAPHRLQENK; translated from the coding sequence ATGAAAGAACTGAAGCGAATTTTGCTGATTGAAGATAGTGCCAACGATGCGGAGTTAGTATTAGCTGCTCTCTCGGAAAACCATCTTGCCAACGAAGTAATAGTGGTACGTGACGGAGAGGAAGCACTAGATTATCTTTATCGGCGAGGACTGTTCCGCTTACGTATGGAGGGACATCCTGTAGTAGTGCTGCTCGATTTGAAATTACCTAAAATCGATGGGCTAGAAGTGCTGACACAACTCAAATCTGACCCCAAAATGCGAGTAGTGCCGATAGTAGTATTAACTTCTTCAAAAGAAGAACCAGACTTAGCTCGATGCTATGAATTAGGAGTTAATGCCTATGTTGTGAAGCCTGTAGATTACCATGAATTTGTTGATGCCATTAAGGGTGTAGGGCTATTTTGGGCAGTAATTAATCGGCCTCCTTTAGGCGCTCTACCTTCTGCTCCTCATCGTTTACAGGAGAACAAATAA